The Streptomyces sp. NBC_01353 genome contains a region encoding:
- a CDS encoding TIGR04222 domain-containing membrane protein translates to MNLLALIVWAAVLVTLGMTIAHVRAARADHGGSVHDLAEAAFLLGGPPRVVDTALATLHAEGLIGVGGPGLVVVLRPDLRARDHVGRAVLEQLAAAPSGALHELRLAVMRGPAVQEIGDGLAARGMMVAPEDRLTGKRWCLALGFGSFGLLVVSIALSVGVAREPFEVPFFFKVVPVLFAGIIVALVCGAYNAGRTTLAGRRAAAEYRAAHVYFPDAAHQVGLRGLRAVPDTELRTQLIAAARMPRPSMTHTSSNTATTDAFTLAALHWCAGTPGSPGGCGGASGGTGGGVDSGVGGGGCSASACSSGGGGGGSGSGCGSSGGGGSSCGSSSSGGSSCSSSSSSSSCGGGSSG, encoded by the coding sequence ATGAACCTCCTCGCCCTGATCGTCTGGGCCGCCGTCCTCGTCACCCTCGGCATGACGATCGCCCACGTCCGCGCCGCCCGTGCCGACCACGGCGGCTCCGTCCACGACCTCGCCGAGGCCGCCTTCCTCCTCGGCGGCCCGCCCCGCGTCGTGGACACGGCCCTGGCGACCCTGCACGCCGAGGGACTGATCGGGGTCGGCGGTCCCGGCCTCGTCGTCGTGCTCCGCCCCGACCTGCGGGCCCGGGACCATGTCGGCCGTGCCGTCCTGGAGCAGCTCGCGGCCGCCCCCAGCGGCGCCCTGCACGAGCTGCGCCTCGCGGTGATGCGCGGCCCCGCCGTCCAGGAGATCGGCGACGGCCTGGCCGCGCGCGGCATGATGGTGGCCCCCGAGGACCGGCTGACCGGCAAGCGGTGGTGCCTCGCCCTGGGCTTCGGCTCGTTCGGCCTGCTCGTCGTCTCGATCGCCCTGTCCGTGGGCGTCGCACGCGAACCCTTCGAGGTGCCGTTCTTCTTCAAGGTGGTGCCCGTCCTCTTCGCGGGCATCATCGTCGCCCTCGTCTGCGGCGCGTACAACGCCGGGCGGACGACCCTGGCCGGCCGCCGCGCGGCCGCCGAGTACCGGGCGGCCCATGTCTACTTCCCCGACGCCGCGCACCAGGTCGGGCTGCGCGGACTGCGCGCCGTACCCGACACGGAGCTGCGGACCCAGCTGATCGCGGCGGCCCGGATGCCCAGGCCGTCCATGACGCACACCTCCTCCAACACCGCCACCACGGACGCGTTCACGCTCGCGGCCCTGCACTGGTGCGCGGGCACTCCCGGCAGTCCGGGCGGCTGCGGCGGCGCTTCCGGAGGAACGGGAGGCGGGGTCGACAGCGGTGTCGGCGGCGGGGGCTGTTCCGCGAGCGCCTGCTCGAGTGGGGGCGGAGGCGGTGGCAGCGGTTCCGGCTGCGGCAGCTCCGGCGGTGGCGGATCCAGCTGCGGAAGCTCCAGCAGTGGCGGCAGCTCCTGCTCCAGCAGCAGCAGTAGTTCCAGCTGCGGAGGCGGTTCCAGCGGCTGA
- a CDS encoding alpha/beta hydrolase, protein MKALVLSGVVGSLVLTSLAAPPGRALDAPPSEARGTLLAARRAAAEGIRFTTCPAEEKLPPHVTCGTVRVPLDYADPDGASIPLTVSRVEASGPAADRQGALVHNPGGPGASSTYFPLTAELPAWKRISAAYDLVGYAPRGVGRSAPVSCQDPADHVTGPTPAPTHPSEVFKRERIARAKTYAQGCAIRTGTALRHYHSLNNARDLEVLRAALGEPKLTYMGASYGTYFGALYATLFPHRVRRMVFDAPVNPAPRQIWYVNNLDQSPAFERRWADFRTWAAEHDKVYGLGTTAQEVQASYEKVRVELAASPAGGKVGQGQLHAAMLDVGYHDGFWALRATALSRYLKGDPKPLIEQAAPAREPSPDDGNGRAVYTAVECNDAPWPEDFAVWDRDNTRLAKLAPFETWDNAWMNLPCAYWKAPRQKPLDVRTGPGVLPPVLILAAERDAATPYEGALELQRRLWGSALVTERDAGTHGIGGGPNACVNGHLETYLLTGAVPGKTPVRRASCAPHPEPDPVSLERRAELRPPSDLPGQGVTARPVAGPSPSS, encoded by the coding sequence GTGAAAGCCCTCGTGCTGTCCGGAGTCGTCGGCTCGCTCGTGCTGACCTCCCTCGCCGCCCCGCCCGGCCGGGCCCTTGACGCCCCGCCCTCCGAGGCGCGCGGCACCCTGCTCGCGGCCCGCCGCGCCGCGGCCGAGGGCATCCGCTTCACCACCTGCCCTGCGGAGGAGAAGCTGCCGCCGCACGTCACGTGCGGCACCGTCCGGGTCCCCCTCGACTACGCGGACCCGGACGGGGCCTCGATCCCACTCACCGTGAGCCGGGTCGAGGCCTCGGGCCCGGCCGCCGACCGCCAGGGCGCGCTCGTCCACAACCCCGGCGGCCCCGGCGCCTCCTCGACGTACTTCCCCCTGACCGCGGAACTCCCCGCCTGGAAGCGGATCTCCGCCGCGTACGACCTGGTCGGCTACGCCCCGCGCGGGGTCGGCCGCTCGGCTCCCGTGTCCTGCCAGGACCCCGCCGACCATGTCACGGGCCCCACTCCGGCGCCCACCCACCCCTCGGAGGTCTTCAAACGGGAGCGGATCGCCCGCGCGAAGACGTACGCCCAGGGCTGCGCCATCCGCACGGGCACCGCCCTGCGGCACTACCACTCGCTGAACAACGCCCGTGATCTGGAGGTGCTGCGCGCGGCGCTCGGCGAGCCGAAGCTGACGTACATGGGCGCCTCGTACGGCACGTACTTCGGGGCGCTGTACGCGACGCTCTTCCCGCACCGGGTGCGCCGGATGGTCTTCGACGCGCCCGTCAACCCTGCGCCGCGCCAGATCTGGTACGTCAACAACCTCGACCAGTCGCCCGCGTTCGAGCGCCGCTGGGCCGACTTCCGTACCTGGGCCGCCGAGCACGACAAGGTGTACGGCCTCGGCACCACGGCGCAGGAGGTCCAGGCGAGTTACGAGAAGGTCCGCGTCGAACTCGCGGCGAGCCCGGCGGGCGGAAAGGTCGGACAGGGGCAGCTGCACGCGGCGATGCTCGACGTGGGCTACCACGACGGCTTCTGGGCGCTGCGGGCCACCGCGCTGTCGCGGTATCTGAAGGGTGATCCGAAGCCGTTGATCGAGCAGGCAGCCCCGGCACGGGAGCCGTCCCCGGACGACGGGAACGGAAGGGCGGTCTACACGGCGGTGGAGTGCAACGACGCTCCCTGGCCGGAGGACTTCGCCGTCTGGGACCGGGACAACACCCGGCTCGCGAAGCTCGCCCCGTTCGAGACCTGGGACAACGCCTGGATGAACCTGCCGTGCGCGTACTGGAAGGCGCCGCGGCAGAAGCCGCTGGACGTGCGGACCGGTCCGGGCGTGTTGCCGCCGGTGCTGATCCTGGCCGCCGAGCGCGACGCGGCCACGCCGTACGAAGGGGCGCTCGAACTGCAACGCAGGCTGTGGGGGTCCGCCCTGGTGACCGAGCGGGACGCCGGTACGCACGGCATCGGGGGTGGCCCGAACGCCTGCGTCAACGGGCACCTGGAGACGTATCTCCTGACCGGCGCCGTGCCCGGAAAGACGCCGGTGCGGCGCGCATCGTGCGCGCCGCACCCGGAGCCGGACCCGGTGTCGCTGGAGCGGCGTGCGGAACTCCGTCCGCCGTCTGATCTTCCGGGTCAAGGGGTGACGGCCCGACCGGTCGCCGGGCCGTCACCGAGTTCGTAG
- the hemQ gene encoding hydrogen peroxide-dependent heme synthase, translating to MSAPEKIPNAGKKAKDLNEVIRYTLWSVFKLRDNLPEDRAGYADEVQELFDQLAAKDITIRGTYDLSGLRADADVMIWWHAETSDELQDAYNLFRRTKLGRALEPVWSNMALHRPAEFNKSHIPAFLADETPRDYVSVYPFVRSYDWYLLPDEDRRRMLADHGKMARGYPDVRANTVASFSLGDYEWILAFEADELHRIVDLMRHLRASEARMHVREEVPFYTGRRRSVADLVAGLA from the coding sequence ATGAGTGCGCCCGAAAAGATCCCGAACGCCGGTAAGAAGGCGAAGGACCTCAACGAGGTCATCCGCTACACCCTGTGGTCTGTGTTCAAGCTGCGCGACAACCTGCCCGAGGACCGCGCCGGCTACGCCGACGAGGTCCAGGAGCTGTTCGACCAGCTCGCCGCCAAGGACATCACCATCCGCGGCACGTACGACCTCTCCGGTCTGCGCGCCGACGCCGATGTCATGATCTGGTGGCACGCCGAGACGAGCGACGAGCTCCAGGACGCGTACAACCTCTTCCGCCGCACCAAGCTGGGCCGCGCCCTCGAGCCGGTCTGGTCGAACATGGCGCTGCACCGCCCCGCCGAGTTCAACAAGTCGCACATCCCGGCCTTCCTGGCCGACGAGACGCCCCGCGACTACGTGAGCGTCTACCCCTTCGTGCGCTCCTACGACTGGTACCTGCTGCCGGACGAGGACCGCCGCCGGATGCTCGCGGACCACGGCAAGATGGCTCGCGGCTACCCCGACGTCCGCGCCAACACGGTCGCCTCGTTCTCGCTCGGCGACTACGAGTGGATCCTCGCCTTCGAGGCCGACGAGCTGCACCGCATCGTCGACCTCATGCGCCACCTGCGTGCGTCCGAGGCGCGGATGCACGTCCGCGAGGAGGTCCCGTTCTACACCGGCCGCCGCCGCTCCGTGGCGGACCTGGTGGCGGGCCTGGCCTGA
- the hemG gene encoding protoporphyrinogen oxidase, with protein MNAHVVVVGGGIAGLAAAHRLLSAGARVTLLEGGDRVGGKLLAGEIAGAPVDLGAESLLARRPEAVALARTVGLGDRLRPPATTTASVWSRGTLRPMPKGHVMGVPGDAAALADLLSEEGVRRVERDRQLPPAEIGEDIAIGAYVADRMGHEVVDRLVEPLLGGVYAGDAYRISMRAAVPALFAAARTHATLTEAVHTVQRAGAATPSDTAGAATGLGGSAFMGIEGGIGTLPTAVAAAIHAAGGEILTHAPVTELRRMPASPGFPAAAEGAVPPAATRWRVVAGGRSIVADAVVLATPAWAAAELLGHEAPRAAGELGAVEYASMALVTLAFRRSDVQGLPGSGFLVPPVDGHTIKASTFSSQKWQWVSDAAPDLFVLRTSVGRYGEEEQILRDDADLVEASLKDLGAAAGLTARPVATTVTRWTDGLPQYPVGHLARVARIREAVAELPGLRLAGAVYEGVGIPACIASGHRAADEIADEIIATSETTHPGAGHCP; from the coding sequence ATGAACGCGCACGTTGTCGTAGTCGGAGGCGGCATCGCCGGCCTCGCCGCCGCCCACCGGCTGCTGTCCGCCGGAGCACGGGTGACGCTGCTCGAAGGAGGCGACCGGGTCGGCGGCAAGCTGCTCGCCGGAGAGATCGCCGGCGCCCCCGTCGACCTCGGGGCCGAGTCGCTGCTGGCCCGCCGCCCCGAGGCGGTGGCGCTGGCCCGCACCGTCGGCCTCGGCGACCGGCTCCGCCCGCCCGCCACGACCACCGCGTCCGTGTGGAGCCGCGGAACGCTGCGCCCGATGCCCAAGGGGCACGTCATGGGCGTCCCCGGCGACGCCGCGGCCCTCGCCGACCTCCTCTCCGAGGAGGGGGTGCGCCGGGTCGAGCGGGACCGCCAACTGCCCCCGGCCGAGATCGGCGAGGACATCGCCATCGGCGCGTACGTCGCCGACCGGATGGGCCACGAGGTCGTCGACCGGCTGGTCGAGCCGCTGCTCGGCGGGGTCTACGCGGGCGACGCCTACCGGATCTCGATGCGGGCCGCCGTCCCCGCCCTCTTCGCCGCAGCCCGTACCCACGCCACGCTCACCGAGGCCGTCCACACCGTCCAGCGGGCGGGCGCCGCGACCCCGTCGGACACGGCGGGCGCGGCCACCGGTCTCGGAGGCTCCGCCTTCATGGGCATCGAGGGGGGCATCGGCACCCTGCCCACCGCGGTCGCCGCGGCGATCCACGCGGCGGGCGGCGAGATCCTGACGCACGCCCCAGTGACGGAACTCCGCCGGATGCCGGCGTCGCCGGGCTTCCCGGCCGCTGCGGAGGGCGCGGTTCCCCCGGCCGCCACCCGGTGGCGCGTCGTCGCCGGGGGGCGCAGCATCGTCGCCGACGCGGTCGTCCTCGCCACCCCCGCCTGGGCCGCCGCCGAGCTGCTCGGCCACGAGGCGCCCCGGGCCGCCGGCGAGCTCGGAGCCGTCGAGTACGCCTCCATGGCCCTCGTCACCCTCGCCTTCCGCCGCTCCGACGTCCAGGGGCTGCCCGGGTCCGGGTTCCTCGTGCCCCCCGTCGACGGGCACACCATCAAGGCGTCCACCTTCTCCAGCCAGAAGTGGCAGTGGGTCTCCGACGCCGCCCCCGACCTCTTCGTGCTGCGCACCTCCGTCGGCCGCTACGGCGAGGAGGAGCAGATCCTCCGCGACGACGCCGACCTCGTCGAGGCCTCGCTCAAGGACCTCGGCGCCGCCGCCGGTCTGACCGCCCGCCCCGTCGCGACCACCGTCACCCGCTGGACCGACGGCCTCCCGCAGTACCCCGTCGGCCACCTCGCCCGCGTCGCCCGCATCCGCGAGGCCGTCGCCGAGCTGCCCGGACTGCGCCTCGCCGGGGCCGTGTACGAGGGTGTCGGCATCCCCGCCTGTATCGCCTCGGGCCACCGCGCGGCCGACGAGATCGCGGACGAGATCATCGCCACGTCGGAAACCACCCACCCTGGTGCAGGGCACTGTCCGTGA
- a CDS encoding DUF4349 domain-containing protein — MRGARRAAVALLTVSLALTGCAGGASDSGADSKGLSAAQPAEGAEGAADRGYASDTASGLDKAAATPEKPVGVPRQQHVIRTAELSVEVEDASKALATARRVIEGAGGQVANESTERIDDTHMTSRIVLRVPQDRYASVLGELAGTGRLLSRKADAKDVTEQVVDVESRIATQRASVDRVRALMNRAEKLSDVVTLEGELSRRQADLESLLAQQASLKDRTTMATITLELTEKETEKASESEDRPGFLDALAGGWSALVTALAWVVIVLAAVAPWLAVALALYLLWRMLVRPRLRRRATGAPAEAGPAQAVPAQAVPAKAPAQGPDTSTD; from the coding sequence GTGCGAGGAGCACGAAGAGCGGCCGTGGCGCTGCTGACGGTGTCGTTGGCGCTGACCGGCTGCGCCGGAGGAGCGTCGGACAGCGGCGCCGACAGCAAGGGGCTGAGCGCGGCGCAGCCCGCCGAGGGCGCCGAGGGCGCGGCGGATCGGGGCTACGCGTCGGACACCGCAAGTGGCTTGGACAAGGCGGCGGCGACCCCGGAGAAGCCCGTCGGCGTACCCCGTCAGCAGCACGTGATCCGTACCGCCGAGCTGAGTGTGGAGGTCGAGGACGCGTCCAAGGCGCTGGCCACCGCCCGTCGGGTCATCGAGGGCGCGGGCGGCCAGGTCGCCAACGAGTCGACCGAGCGGATCGACGACACGCACATGACCTCGCGGATCGTACTGCGGGTGCCGCAGGACCGGTACGCGTCGGTGCTCGGCGAGCTGGCGGGCACCGGCAGGCTGCTGTCCCGGAAGGCGGACGCGAAGGACGTCACCGAGCAGGTGGTGGACGTGGAGAGCCGGATCGCCACCCAGCGGGCGAGCGTCGACCGGGTGCGCGCGCTGATGAACCGCGCGGAGAAGCTGAGCGATGTGGTCACCCTGGAGGGTGAGCTGAGCCGTCGTCAGGCGGATCTGGAGTCGCTGCTGGCTCAGCAGGCGTCGCTGAAGGACCGTACGACGATGGCGACGATCACCCTCGAACTCACCGAGAAGGAGACGGAGAAGGCGTCGGAGTCCGAGGACCGTCCGGGCTTCCTGGACGCTCTCGCGGGCGGCTGGAGCGCACTGGTGACGGCGCTGGCCTGGGTCGTGATCGTGCTGGCGGCGGTCGCGCCGTGGCTGGCGGTGGCCCTCGCCCTGTACCTGCTGTGGCGGATGCTCGTCCGACCGCGGCTGCGGCGTCGCGCGACCGGCGCACCGGCAGAGGCGGGACCGGCGCAGGCGGTACCGGCTCAGGCCGTACCCGCGAAGGCACCGGCGCAGGGACCTGACACATCCACGGACTGA
- a CDS encoding FAD-dependent oxidoreductase — translation MSERLVVIGGDAAGMSAASQARRLKTPGELEIVAFERGHFTSYSACGIPYWVGGDVEERDELIARTPEEHRARDIDLRMRTEVTELDVPGQRVRTRDLESGTEAWTGFDKLVIATGARPLRPQLPGIDAPGVHGVQTLDDGQALLDSLERTEGRRAVVVGAGYIGVEMAEALLNRGYEVTVLNRGEQPMATLDPDMGRLVHRVMDGLGIRTVGSSAVTKILTGDGGTPLLERSRELGGGRVRAVATEDAEYPADVVVLGMGVVPETTLARAAGLPLGTYGGLLTDLAMRVRGHENIWAGGDCVEVLDLVSGRERHIALGTHANKHGQVIGSNVGGGYATFPGVVGTAVSKVCDLEIARTGLREKDAREVGLRYVTVTIESTSRAGYYPGAAPMTVKMLAERRTGRLLGVQIVGREGAAKRVDIAAVALTAGMTVEQMTALDLGYAPPFSPVWDPVLIAARKAMAAVRAEG, via the coding sequence ATGAGCGAACGACTGGTGGTCATCGGCGGCGATGCGGCGGGCATGTCCGCCGCATCGCAGGCACGCAGGCTCAAGACGCCCGGGGAGCTGGAGATCGTCGCCTTCGAGCGCGGTCACTTCACCTCGTACTCGGCCTGCGGCATCCCGTACTGGGTCGGCGGCGACGTCGAGGAGCGCGACGAGCTGATCGCGCGCACCCCCGAGGAGCATCGGGCGCGCGACATCGATCTGCGGATGCGGACCGAGGTGACCGAGCTGGACGTGCCGGGGCAGCGGGTGCGGACGCGGGACCTGGAGTCGGGCACGGAGGCCTGGACGGGCTTCGACAAGCTGGTGATCGCGACCGGCGCCCGGCCGCTGCGGCCGCAGCTGCCGGGGATCGACGCTCCGGGGGTGCACGGGGTGCAGACGCTGGACGACGGGCAGGCGCTGCTCGACTCGCTGGAGCGTACGGAGGGCCGGCGCGCGGTGGTCGTGGGCGCGGGGTACATCGGCGTGGAGATGGCCGAGGCCCTGCTGAACAGAGGCTACGAGGTGACGGTGCTCAACCGGGGCGAGCAGCCGATGGCGACGCTCGACCCCGACATGGGACGCCTGGTCCACCGGGTGATGGACGGTCTCGGCATCCGGACGGTCGGCTCCTCGGCGGTCACGAAGATCCTCACGGGCGATGGGGGTACCCCTCTGCTCGAGCGCAGCCGAGAGCTCGGGGGAGGCCGGGTCCGGGCGGTGGCGACGGAGGACGCCGAGTACCCGGCGGACGTGGTGGTCCTCGGGATGGGCGTGGTCCCGGAGACGACCCTGGCGCGGGCGGCCGGGCTGCCGCTCGGGACGTACGGCGGTCTGCTCACCGATCTCGCGATGCGGGTGCGGGGGCACGAGAACATCTGGGCGGGCGGCGACTGTGTCGAGGTGCTCGACCTGGTCTCGGGCCGCGAGCGGCACATCGCGCTGGGCACGCACGCCAACAAGCACGGGCAGGTCATCGGCTCGAACGTGGGCGGCGGCTACGCCACGTTCCCGGGTGTGGTCGGCACGGCGGTGTCGAAGGTGTGCGACCTGGAGATCGCGCGCACCGGTCTGCGGGAGAAGGACGCCCGCGAGGTCGGACTGCGGTACGTGACGGTGACGATCGAGTCGACCAGCCGGGCGGGCTACTACCCGGGCGCGGCGCCGATGACGGTGAAGATGCTCGCGGAACGGCGTACGGGCCGGCTGCTCGGGGTGCAGATCGTGGGCCGTGAGGGCGCGGCGAAGCGGGTGGACATCGCGGCGGTGGCGTTGACGGCCGGGATGACGGTCGAGCAGATGACGGCCCTGGACCTGGGGTACGCGCCGCCGTTCTCGCCGGTGTGGGATCCGGTGCTGATCGCGGCGCGCAAGGCGATGGCCGCCGTTCGGGCGGAAGGCTGA
- the hemE gene encoding uroporphyrinogen decarboxylase, producing the protein MSANDSPVGQQTKHQPQTYDSAFLKACRREAVPHTPVWFMRQAGRSLPEYLKVREGIPMLESCMRPELVTEITLQPVRRHKVDAAIYFSDIVVPLKAIGIDLDIKPGVGPVVADPIRTRADLDRLRDLTPEDVHYVTEAIGMLTGELGSTPLIGFAGAPFTLASYLVEGGPSRNHEHTKALMYGDPQLWADLLDRLAEITSAFLKVQIEAGASAVQLFDSWVGALAPADYRRSVMPASVKVFDAVASYGVPRIHFGVGTGELLGLMGEAGADVVGVDWRVPMDEAARRVGPGKALQGNLDPAVLFSTREAVEAKTDEVLAAAKGLEGHVFNLGHGVLPTTDPDALTRLVEYVHTKTAV; encoded by the coding sequence GTGAGTGCCAATGACAGCCCCGTGGGCCAGCAGACGAAGCACCAGCCGCAGACGTACGACTCCGCGTTCCTCAAGGCGTGCCGGCGCGAGGCCGTGCCGCACACGCCTGTCTGGTTCATGCGGCAGGCGGGGCGCTCGCTGCCCGAGTACCTGAAGGTCCGCGAGGGCATCCCGATGCTCGAGTCCTGCATGCGGCCCGAGCTGGTCACCGAGATCACGCTGCAGCCCGTGCGCCGCCACAAGGTGGACGCGGCGATCTACTTCAGCGACATCGTCGTCCCGCTCAAGGCCATCGGCATCGACCTCGACATCAAGCCGGGCGTCGGCCCGGTCGTCGCCGACCCGATCCGCACCCGCGCCGACCTGGACCGGCTGCGCGACCTGACCCCGGAGGACGTCCACTACGTCACCGAGGCCATCGGGATGCTCACCGGCGAGCTGGGCTCCACGCCCCTCATCGGATTCGCCGGCGCGCCTTTCACCCTCGCGAGCTACCTCGTGGAGGGCGGTCCGTCCCGCAACCACGAGCACACCAAGGCGCTGATGTACGGCGACCCGCAGCTGTGGGCCGATCTGCTCGACCGCCTCGCCGAGATCACCTCGGCCTTCCTCAAGGTCCAGATCGAGGCCGGCGCCTCCGCCGTCCAGCTCTTCGACTCCTGGGTCGGCGCGCTGGCCCCCGCCGACTACCGGCGCTCGGTGATGCCCGCCTCCGTGAAGGTCTTCGACGCGGTCGCCTCGTACGGCGTCCCGCGGATCCACTTCGGCGTCGGTACGGGTGAGCTGCTCGGCCTCATGGGCGAGGCGGGCGCGGACGTCGTCGGCGTCGACTGGCGCGTCCCGATGGACGAGGCCGCCCGCCGCGTCGGCCCCGGCAAGGCGCTCCAGGGCAACCTGGACCCGGCCGTGCTGTTCTCCACCCGGGAGGCCGTCGAGGCCAAGACGGACGAGGTCCTGGCCGCCGCGAAGGGCCTCGAGGGGCATGTCTTCAACCTGGGCCACGGTGTGCTGCCGACGACCGACCCGGACGCCCTGACGCGCCTGGTGGAGTACGTCCACACCAAGACGGCCGTCTGA
- a CDS encoding DUF3000 domain-containing protein encodes MAAAQGHFSDHSDGDEQAGDTAGKTETNPLPPAFRRAVEALRSARLRPEVEIDPTRPPQRLAPYSYALEAAVVDGEEDLADGRLVLLHDPDGHDAWKGTFRLVTLVRAELEPEMASDPLLPEVCWSWLTGALEARGLPYGEASGTVTQAGSHYFGGLAERRPATQIEIRASWTPQEGLGGVPDTAAHLTAWCDLLCQIAGLPPTAPDPGAGTISGAGVVSLPQRRGPQQP; translated from the coding sequence ATGGCTGCGGCTCAGGGACATTTTTCCGATCATTCCGACGGCGACGAACAGGCGGGCGACACGGCGGGCAAAACGGAGACGAACCCGCTGCCGCCCGCTTTCCGGCGGGCGGTCGAGGCACTGCGTTCGGCCCGGCTGCGGCCGGAGGTCGAGATCGACCCGACCCGGCCGCCGCAGCGGCTCGCTCCGTACTCGTACGCGCTGGAAGCGGCGGTCGTGGACGGCGAGGAGGATCTGGCCGACGGCCGGCTGGTCCTGCTGCACGATCCGGACGGGCACGACGCCTGGAAGGGCACGTTCCGGCTGGTGACGCTGGTACGGGCGGAGCTGGAGCCGGAGATGGCGTCGGACCCGCTGCTGCCGGAGGTCTGCTGGTCCTGGCTGACCGGAGCGCTGGAGGCGCGGGGTCTGCCGTACGGAGAGGCGAGCGGTACGGTCACCCAGGCGGGCTCGCACTACTTCGGTGGGCTCGCCGAGCGCCGTCCCGCGACCCAGATCGAGATCCGGGCCTCGTGGACGCCGCAGGAGGGCCTGGGGGGCGTGCCCGACACGGCGGCGCACCTGACGGCCTGGTGCGATCTGCTCTGTCAGATCGCGGGTCTGCCGCCGACCGCACCCGATCCGGGGGCGGGGACGATCTCGGGTGCGGGGGTCGTCTCGCTGCCTCAGCGCAGGGGTCCGCAGCAGCCGTAG
- a CDS encoding response regulator transcription factor codes for MSVLLEQPASLVAYRPNKPTAMVVVADPRVRSTVTRHLWALGVRDVIEASSIAEARPRVGNPRDICVADVHLPDGSGLTLLSETRAAGWPNGLALSAADDIGAVRNALAGGVKGYVVTGTRTNIGHPTRPGAAPIGSAAARLGHRRPPGAPSHPGGYRELSGREVEVLRLVAEGQSNKAIGVSMGLSALTVKSHLARIARKLGTGDRAGMVAVALRTGIIH; via the coding sequence GTGTCCGTTCTCCTCGAGCAGCCCGCAAGCCTGGTCGCCTACCGCCCGAACAAGCCGACGGCCATGGTCGTCGTGGCCGACCCGCGCGTCCGCTCCACCGTCACCCGCCACCTGTGGGCCCTCGGAGTACGTGACGTCATCGAGGCGTCGTCCATCGCTGAGGCCCGTCCCCGCGTCGGCAACCCCCGCGACATCTGCGTGGCCGACGTCCACCTCCCCGACGGCAGCGGCCTCACGCTGCTGTCCGAAACCCGCGCGGCGGGCTGGCCCAACGGCCTCGCCCTCTCCGCGGCCGACGACATCGGCGCCGTGCGCAACGCACTGGCCGGTGGCGTCAAGGGCTACGTCGTCACCGGTACGCGTACGAACATCGGGCACCCCACCCGCCCCGGCGCCGCCCCCATCGGCTCCGCGGCCGCCCGCCTCGGCCACCGCCGCCCCCCGGGTGCCCCGAGCCACCCGGGCGGCTACCGCGAGCTCTCCGGCCGTGAGGTCGAGGTGCTCCGGCTGGTCGCCGAGGGTCAGTCGAACAAGGCCATCGGCGTCTCGATGGGCCTGTCCGCGCTGACCGTGAAGAGCCACCTCGCCCGGATCGCGCGCAAGCTCGGCACGGGTGACCGGGCCGGCATGGTCGCGGTGGCGCTGCGCACCGGGATCATCCACTGA